One genomic region from Solwaraspora sp. WMMD792 encodes:
- a CDS encoding GPP34 family phosphoprotein — protein sequence MRRARTPTELTLTEEFFLVALDDSTGRPMVGRDLLGAGLAGTAIATLILAGRAEVRDGLLVPVDGQPLGDPVADPLLAELRLEQRQPVPDWIALMRPGLPGVVAEDLETLGVLRTEQVRHPVTRRMTTRFPAMDPVRAVGPRVRLGHALGRVVPLDARTAALAQIVRATGTEGWFVTMYGPTVRRQLTATASRLDPQLTAVVDAINHPVPRSRLAVRLWPQRDTSIAW from the coding sequence ATGCGCCGTGCTCGAACTCCGACGGAGTTGACGCTGACCGAGGAGTTCTTCCTGGTTGCGCTCGACGACAGCACCGGCCGGCCGATGGTCGGCCGGGATCTGCTCGGTGCCGGGCTCGCCGGCACCGCGATCGCCACGCTGATCCTCGCCGGTCGTGCCGAGGTCCGCGACGGCCTGCTGGTGCCGGTCGACGGGCAGCCGCTCGGTGACCCGGTCGCCGACCCGCTGCTGGCCGAACTGCGGCTGGAACAACGCCAACCGGTGCCGGACTGGATCGCCCTGATGCGACCAGGGCTGCCCGGGGTGGTCGCCGAGGATCTGGAGACGCTCGGCGTGCTGCGCACCGAACAGGTCCGCCATCCGGTGACCCGCCGAATGACGACCCGGTTCCCGGCGATGGATCCGGTCCGCGCGGTCGGCCCCCGGGTCCGGCTCGGCCACGCCCTCGGCCGGGTCGTCCCGCTGGATGCCCGGACCGCCGCGCTGGCCCAGATCGTCCGCGCCACCGGCACCGAAGGCTGGTTCGTGACCATGTACGGGCCGACGGTGCGGCGGCAACTGACGGCCACCGCGAGCCGGCTCGACCCGCAGCTGACGGCGGTGGTCGACGCGATCAACCACCCGGTGCCACGGTCCCGGCTGGCGGTGCGGCTGTGGCCGCAGCGGGACACGTCGATCGCCTGGTGA
- a CDS encoding response regulator transcription factor, with product MTAAPQPDRGLVLVVEDEQPIADLIRLYLTRDGFGVHVCADGDSGLAAARRLRPVLAVLDIALPGISGTEICRRLRADDDWTPVIFLTARDDEVDRVVGLELGADDYVTKPFSPRELVARVRAIRRRSLGPPGGELVRTVGGVTLDPARRTVTADSHPVALTSTEFDLLDHLMRRPGQVYTREELLASVWGYAAHAGTRTVDVHVAQVRAKLGTAATVIRTVRGVGYTADG from the coding sequence GTGACCGCAGCACCGCAGCCGGACCGGGGACTGGTGCTCGTCGTCGAGGACGAACAGCCGATCGCCGACCTGATCCGGCTGTACCTCACCCGCGACGGGTTCGGCGTACACGTCTGCGCCGACGGGGACAGCGGGCTGGCCGCCGCCCGGCGGCTACGCCCGGTGCTGGCCGTGCTGGACATCGCGCTGCCCGGCATCTCCGGCACCGAGATCTGCCGGCGGCTGCGCGCCGACGACGACTGGACCCCGGTCATCTTCCTCACCGCCCGTGACGACGAGGTCGACCGGGTGGTCGGCCTGGAACTGGGCGCCGACGACTACGTCACCAAACCGTTCAGCCCTCGCGAACTGGTCGCCCGGGTGCGGGCCATCCGCCGCCGCAGCCTCGGCCCGCCCGGCGGTGAACTGGTCCGTACCGTCGGTGGCGTCACCCTCGACCCGGCCCGGCGCACCGTCACCGCCGACTCCCACCCGGTCGCCCTCACCTCCACCGAGTTCGACCTGCTGGACCACCTGATGCGCCGCCCCGGACAGGTCTACACCCGCGAGGAGCTGCTCGCTTCCGTCTGGGGGTACGCCGCCCACGCCGGCACCCGCACCGTCGACGTGCACGTCGCCCAGGTGCGGGCCAAGCTCGGCACCGCCGCCACCGTGATCCGCACGGTACGCGGCGTCGGCTACACCGCCGATGGTTGA
- the dgt gene encoding dGTP triphosphohydrolase, with translation MSGRRAAAASDLAASPFRADRDRIVSSPFFARLGGVTQVISPGGSGLLVHNRLTHSLKVAQVGRAVAERLTADERHRTLLDELGGCDPDVVEAAALAHDLGHPPFGHLGERVLDRVARHRLGLPDGFEGNAQSYRIVTSTEIRGEAAVGLDLTAAVRAAMLKYPWTRRTYPQPHPSLLRPAPRGAAVAPDDPAVGSVKFGAYTTEAADLRQARAPFAGVIEPWQQTVEASIMDTADDIAYAIHDVEDFHRVGVLQQGPVAGELVTWQRSAAELRELTDAEIAASAHRPGRSIERLRRQLHRKDSWIASDEAFAAAVEHVRQELVDGLLMVPFDGSIEAEESISTFSARWTRRLVGAIGVTADPPVRSGHVLLATAQWHEVQVLKFVHHRFVLARPDLALHQRGQADLLATLVDALHAWVTDPDEQGRLPRRLHDLVELAEAELAATVGSDTPSGAGGTPRDGLTGAPGRGRVDGLAAAAQGRAIIDYVASLTDGQAVALLGALTGRSGQLWTDAFVL, from the coding sequence CTGTCCGGCCGACGGGCCGCCGCCGCCAGCGATCTGGCGGCGAGTCCGTTCCGGGCCGACCGGGACCGGATCGTCTCCTCACCGTTCTTCGCCCGGCTCGGCGGCGTGACCCAGGTGATCAGCCCGGGCGGCTCCGGCCTGCTGGTGCACAACCGGCTCACCCACAGCCTCAAGGTGGCCCAGGTGGGCCGGGCCGTCGCCGAGCGGCTGACCGCCGACGAACGGCACCGGACCCTGCTCGACGAGCTCGGCGGCTGCGACCCGGACGTGGTCGAGGCGGCGGCGCTCGCCCACGACCTCGGCCACCCGCCGTTCGGGCACCTCGGTGAGCGGGTGCTGGACCGGGTGGCCCGGCATCGGCTCGGTCTGCCGGACGGTTTCGAGGGAAACGCCCAGTCCTACCGGATCGTGACCAGCACCGAGATCCGGGGCGAGGCGGCCGTCGGCCTGGACCTGACCGCGGCGGTGCGGGCCGCGATGCTCAAGTACCCGTGGACCCGGCGGACCTATCCGCAGCCGCATCCGAGCCTGCTGCGCCCGGCGCCGCGGGGTGCCGCGGTCGCGCCCGACGATCCGGCGGTCGGGTCGGTCAAGTTCGGGGCCTACACCACCGAGGCGGCCGACCTGCGGCAGGCCCGGGCACCGTTCGCCGGGGTGATCGAGCCGTGGCAGCAGACCGTTGAAGCGTCGATAATGGACACTGCCGACGACATCGCGTACGCCATCCACGACGTGGAGGACTTCCACCGGGTCGGCGTACTGCAGCAGGGCCCGGTCGCCGGTGAACTCGTCACCTGGCAGCGCTCCGCGGCCGAGCTGCGGGAGCTCACCGACGCGGAGATCGCCGCCAGCGCGCACCGCCCCGGCCGGTCCATCGAACGGCTCCGCCGCCAGCTGCACCGTAAGGACAGCTGGATCGCCTCCGACGAGGCGTTCGCCGCCGCCGTCGAACACGTCCGTCAGGAGCTGGTGGACGGTTTGCTGATGGTGCCGTTCGACGGGTCGATCGAAGCGGAGGAGAGCATCAGCACGTTCTCCGCGCGCTGGACCCGGCGACTGGTCGGCGCGATCGGCGTCACCGCCGACCCGCCGGTACGCTCCGGCCACGTGCTGCTGGCCACCGCCCAGTGGCACGAGGTGCAGGTGCTCAAGTTCGTGCACCACCGGTTCGTCCTCGCCCGGCCGGACCTGGCGCTGCACCAGCGTGGTCAGGCCGATCTGCTGGCCACCCTGGTCGACGCGCTGCACGCCTGGGTGACCGACCCGGACGAGCAGGGGCGGCTGCCTCGCCGGCTGCACGACCTGGTCGAGTTGGCCGAGGCAGAGCTCGCCGCGACCGTCGGCAGCGACACCCCGTCCGGGGCGGGCGGTACCCCGCGCGACGGCCTGACCGGCGCCCCGGGCCGCGGTCGGGTGGACGGCCTGGCCGCCGCCGCTCAGGGCCGGGCGATCATCGACTACGTCGCCTCCCTCACCGACGGTCAGGCGGTCGCGTTGCTGGGCGCGTTGACCGGCCGGTCCGGGCAGCTGTGGACCGACGCGTTCGTGCTGTGA
- a CDS encoding zinc ribbon domain-containing protein, whose translation MGILVNPARRDTTGSDLYILRGLLWCGDRLLIPASTDDGTRHYACPDTECDRSLINAEEIEQQVWQRYVQLNADAADVVSRDQRRSALVGVLARVTVGTSLVGLDYGWRD comes from the coding sequence ATGGGCATCTTGGTCAACCCTGCACGCCGTGACACGACCGGTTCCGACCTCTACATCCTGCGCGGTCTGCTGTGGTGCGGTGACCGCCTGTTGATTCCGGCCAGCACCGACGACGGCACCCGCCACTATGCCTGCCCCGACACGGAATGTGACCGTTCCCTGATCAACGCCGAGGAGATCGAACAGCAGGTGTGGCAGCGGTACGTACAGCTGAACGCCGACGCCGCCGACGTGGTCAGTCGCGACCAGCGGCGGTCGGCGCTGGTCGGCGTACTGGCCCGGGTCACCGTCGGCACCAGCCTGGTGGGCCTGGACTACGGCTGGCGGGACTGA
- a CDS encoding PaaI family thioesterase, giving the protein MDRPLGGFDAQLGVRAVAVSAQRVELRLPVTPALHQLFGIVHGGVYCALVESAASLGAATWLGDEGRVVGVANQTDFLKAASGGELIAVGTPVHRGYSQQLWQVQITDSDDQLIARGQVRLQNLRPGGGRRS; this is encoded by the coding sequence ATGGACAGGCCATTGGGTGGGTTCGACGCACAGCTTGGCGTACGTGCCGTAGCGGTGTCTGCACAGCGGGTGGAGCTACGGCTACCGGTGACCCCGGCGCTGCACCAGCTGTTCGGGATCGTGCACGGCGGGGTGTACTGCGCCCTGGTGGAGAGCGCGGCGAGCCTCGGCGCGGCGACCTGGCTCGGTGACGAGGGCCGAGTGGTGGGGGTTGCCAACCAGACCGACTTCCTGAAGGCGGCCTCCGGCGGAGAGCTGATCGCCGTCGGCACGCCGGTCCACCGCGGCTACAGCCAGCAACTGTGGCAGGTCCAGATTACCGACAGTGACGATCAGCTGATCGCCCGGGGTCAGGTGCGGCTGCAGAACCTTCGGCCGGGAGGCGGCCGCCGCTCCTGA
- a CDS encoding Tex family protein, producing MTTAIDQRIAEELGVRAGQVASAVELLDGGATVPFIARYRKEATGMLDDAQLRTLEERLRYLRELDERRDAILESIRSQGKLDEALTAQIMAADSKARLEDIYLPYKPKRRTKAQIAREAGLEPLADLLLGDPGQDPRTAAGGYVDADKGVADAAAALDGARAILVERFAEDADLIGGLRERMWSRGRLTSRVREGRQTEGAKFADYFDFAEPFTKLPSHRVLAMFRGEKEQVLDLTMEPEEVPADAVAGPSSYEPIIAGRFGISDHGRPADKWLADTVRWAWRTRILIHLGADLRMRLWQAAEDEAVRVFAANLRDLLLAAPAGSRATMGLDPGVRTGVKVAVVDATGKVVATETVYPHEPRRQWDASIDTLAKLAATHRVDLVAIGNGTASRETDKLVADLMARHAELQLTKVMVSEAGASVYSASAYASQELPDLDVSLRGAVSIARRLQDPLAELVKIDPRSIGVGQYQHDISETKLSRSLDAVVEDCVNGVGVDVNTASAPLLTRVSGIGAGLAENIVLHRDTHGPFRSREALRTVARLGPKAFEQCAGFLRIRDGDDPLDSSSVHPEAYPVVRRILADTGSDLRTLIGDTKTLRRIRPEKFVDAVFGLPTVTDILAELEKPGRDPRPAFRTATFADGVETLADLRPGMVLEGVVTNVAAFGAFVDVGVHQDGLVHVSAMSKTFVKDPRDVAKPGDIVRVKVLDVDVARKRISLTLRLDDEPGAGRAPGQRDGADGGRGGGPGRGGQPRQQGRDGKGGRGGRGGQDGRAGQRGGQRGGSQPEGALADALRRAGLA from the coding sequence GTGACCACAGCGATTGATCAGCGGATCGCCGAAGAACTGGGAGTACGGGCCGGGCAGGTGGCGTCCGCCGTCGAACTGCTCGACGGCGGCGCGACAGTGCCGTTCATCGCCCGGTACCGCAAGGAAGCCACCGGGATGCTCGACGACGCGCAGCTGCGTACCTTGGAGGAGCGGCTGCGCTACCTGCGCGAGCTGGACGAGCGCCGCGACGCGATCCTGGAGTCGATCCGCAGCCAGGGCAAGCTCGACGAGGCGCTGACCGCGCAGATCATGGCGGCCGACTCGAAGGCCCGGCTGGAGGACATCTACCTGCCGTACAAGCCGAAGCGGCGGACCAAGGCGCAGATCGCCCGCGAGGCGGGCCTGGAGCCACTGGCCGATCTGCTGCTCGGCGACCCGGGTCAGGACCCGCGGACCGCAGCCGGCGGCTACGTCGACGCCGACAAGGGGGTGGCCGACGCGGCGGCGGCGCTCGACGGCGCGCGGGCGATCCTGGTGGAACGCTTCGCCGAGGACGCCGACCTGATCGGTGGGCTGCGGGAGCGGATGTGGTCGCGGGGCCGGCTCACCTCCCGGGTACGCGAGGGACGCCAGACCGAAGGGGCCAAGTTCGCCGACTACTTCGACTTCGCCGAACCGTTCACCAAGCTGCCGTCGCACCGGGTGCTGGCCATGTTCCGGGGTGAGAAGGAACAGGTCCTCGACCTGACCATGGAGCCGGAGGAGGTGCCGGCCGACGCCGTCGCCGGGCCGAGCAGCTACGAGCCGATCATCGCTGGCCGGTTCGGCATCAGCGACCATGGTCGGCCGGCGGACAAGTGGCTGGCCGACACGGTCCGCTGGGCGTGGCGTACCCGGATCCTGATCCACCTCGGCGCCGATCTGCGGATGCGGCTGTGGCAGGCGGCCGAGGACGAGGCGGTCCGGGTGTTCGCCGCCAACCTGCGGGACCTGCTGCTGGCCGCGCCGGCCGGCAGCCGGGCCACGATGGGCCTGGACCCGGGCGTACGCACCGGGGTGAAGGTGGCCGTGGTCGACGCCACCGGCAAGGTGGTGGCCACCGAGACGGTCTACCCGCACGAGCCGCGCCGGCAGTGGGACGCCTCCATCGACACGCTGGCGAAGTTGGCCGCTACGCACCGGGTGGACCTGGTGGCGATCGGCAACGGCACCGCGTCGCGGGAGACCGACAAGCTGGTCGCCGACCTGATGGCCCGGCACGCCGAGTTGCAGCTGACCAAGGTGATGGTCTCCGAGGCCGGCGCGTCGGTCTACTCGGCCTCGGCGTACGCCTCTCAGGAGCTGCCGGACCTCGACGTGTCGCTGCGCGGCGCGGTCTCCATCGCCCGCCGTCTGCAGGACCCGCTCGCCGAGCTGGTCAAGATCGACCCTCGGTCGATCGGCGTCGGGCAGTACCAGCACGACATCTCCGAGACGAAGCTGTCCCGGTCGCTCGACGCTGTGGTCGAGGACTGCGTCAACGGGGTCGGGGTGGACGTGAACACCGCGTCCGCGCCGCTGCTGACCCGGGTCTCCGGCATCGGTGCCGGACTGGCCGAGAACATCGTGCTGCACCGCGACACGCACGGGCCGTTCCGGTCCCGGGAGGCGTTGAGGACGGTGGCCCGGCTGGGGCCGAAGGCGTTCGAACAGTGCGCCGGCTTCCTGCGCATCCGCGACGGTGACGACCCGCTCGACTCGTCCAGTGTGCACCCTGAGGCGTACCCGGTGGTCCGTCGGATCCTCGCCGACACCGGCAGTGACCTGCGGACGCTGATCGGCGACACGAAGACGTTGCGCCGGATCCGGCCGGAGAAGTTCGTCGACGCCGTATTCGGTCTGCCGACGGTCACCGACATCCTCGCCGAGTTGGAGAAGCCGGGCCGCGACCCGCGTCCGGCGTTCCGTACCGCCACCTTCGCTGACGGCGTGGAGACCCTCGCCGACCTGCGGCCCGGCATGGTGCTGGAGGGCGTGGTGACCAACGTGGCCGCGTTCGGCGCGTTCGTCGACGTCGGGGTGCATCAGGACGGTCTGGTGCACGTGTCGGCGATGTCGAAGACGTTCGTCAAGGATCCCCGGGACGTGGCCAAGCCCGGTGACATCGTCCGAGTGAAGGTGCTCGACGTGGACGTCGCCCGCAAACGGATCTCGTTGACGCTGCGGCTGGACGACGAGCCGGGTGCCGGCCGCGCCCCGGGTCAGCGGGACGGCGCGGACGGCGGCCGGGGCGGCGGCCCCGGCCGGGGCGGGCAGCCCCGGCAGCAGGGCCGCGACGGCAAAGGCGGCCGGGGTGGTCGGGGCGGCCAGGACGGCCGGGCCGGCCAACGGGGCGGCCAGCGCGGCGGGAGCCAGCCCGAGGGTGCGCTCGCCGACGCGCTGCGCCGGGCTGGTCTGGCCTGA
- a CDS encoding HAMP domain-containing sensor histidine kinase has translation MVEPDQTTGQRSGWRRLTGTLTARTVGVACTVALLSVLVTAAVAIPLGVRGTERGARASLAAKADLVAAAVTDAPAGTRAALAGRLTGELTDQGIDVLLIRPGETAPRQLPGQVVRRLAAGEPVTGRRPARVDGRPTLIEGRPTGDGTAVVLLQPVRPGVSRLVWSNLWLALAAGLTAGLIAGVLLAARLSRPIRAAAHAAQRLRAGDRTVRVPLDPPVEAEQLARALNDLTTALAVSEARQRDFLLSISHELRTPLTTLRGYAEAIADGVVDPDGAARTGRIMLGEAQRLDRLVGDLLALARLEASDFALELVDVDLGALLTDAVDAWRPRFAGSGVTVGLTPPATPVTVHTDPGRLRQVVDILLDNALRVVPAGGTVRLGVPPEPATGQPDSVAVQVYDDGPGFTDDDLAVIFERGALHRRYRGERSVGTGIGLALAAGLTHRLGGRIAAGHSPGGGAVFTVRLPRRPAR, from the coding sequence ATGGTTGAGCCGGACCAGACGACCGGACAGCGATCCGGCTGGCGCCGGCTCACCGGCACCCTCACCGCCCGTACCGTCGGTGTCGCCTGCACGGTCGCCCTGCTGTCGGTACTGGTCACCGCGGCGGTCGCCATCCCGCTCGGGGTCCGGGGCACGGAACGCGGCGCCCGCGCCTCGCTGGCCGCCAAGGCCGACCTGGTCGCGGCGGCCGTCACCGACGCTCCGGCCGGCACGCGGGCGGCTCTCGCCGGCCGGCTGACCGGCGAACTGACCGACCAGGGCATCGACGTGCTGCTCATCCGACCCGGCGAGACGGCGCCTCGACAGCTGCCCGGCCAGGTGGTCCGCCGGCTCGCCGCCGGTGAGCCGGTGACCGGCCGGCGGCCGGCCCGCGTCGACGGCCGGCCGACCCTGATCGAAGGACGGCCCACCGGCGACGGCACGGCGGTGGTGCTGCTCCAGCCGGTACGCCCCGGAGTCAGCCGCCTGGTCTGGAGCAACCTGTGGCTGGCGTTGGCCGCCGGGCTCACCGCCGGCCTGATCGCCGGGGTGCTGCTCGCCGCCCGACTGTCCCGCCCGATCCGGGCCGCCGCCCACGCGGCGCAGCGGCTACGCGCCGGGGACCGCACCGTACGGGTGCCGCTGGATCCGCCCGTCGAGGCCGAGCAGCTGGCCCGCGCGCTCAACGACCTCACCACCGCGCTCGCCGTCAGCGAAGCCCGGCAACGGGACTTCCTGCTGTCCATCTCGCACGAGCTGCGAACCCCGCTGACCACCCTGCGCGGGTACGCCGAGGCGATCGCCGACGGGGTGGTGGACCCCGACGGCGCCGCGCGTACCGGACGGATCATGCTCGGCGAGGCGCAGCGGCTGGACCGACTGGTCGGCGACCTGCTGGCCCTGGCCCGGCTGGAAGCCTCCGATTTCGCCCTGGAACTGGTCGACGTCGACCTCGGCGCGCTGCTCACCGACGCCGTCGACGCCTGGCGGCCCCGGTTCGCCGGCAGCGGGGTGACGGTCGGCCTGACCCCACCGGCGACACCGGTGACGGTCCACACCGACCCGGGGCGGCTCCGGCAGGTCGTCGACATCCTGCTGGACAACGCGCTGCGGGTAGTGCCGGCCGGCGGCACCGTACGGCTCGGCGTACCGCCGGAACCGGCGACCGGACAACCGGACTCCGTCGCGGTGCAGGTGTACGACGACGGCCCGGGGTTCACCGACGACGACCTCGCGGTGATCTTCGAACGCGGCGCATTGCACCGCCGGTACCGGGGCGAACGGTCGGTCGGTACCGGGATCGGGCTGGCCCTGGCAGCCGGGCTGACCCACCGTCTCGGCGGACGGATCGCCGCTGGCCACTCCCCCGGCGGCGGCGCCGTCTTCACCGTACGGCTGCCGCGCCGGCCGGCCCGGTAG
- a CDS encoding LuxR family transcriptional regulator, with protein sequence MRVSGHAAAAGTAMPIATPRLVGRSGEVAALATALARPPAVVLLEGEAGIGKSRLVRETSATGTGLRPGTLLAVCPPLRESLTLAPIVDALRDVRPRLAGVGLSALAGALRPLVPEWSAELPPPLDPVDDATAARHRLFRALDELIRALDVDLLVVEDAHWADEVTQEFLVFLAARPAPGGPSLLVTYRPEEVDDRSLLLRLSRPAAGGGARLRITLAPLDVADTAAMVSSMLDGNPMSTEFATFLHQRTSGVPLMVEESVRLLCDRADVVFRDGRWVRLSLSELQVPASVRDSTRERVGRLTQAAQRVLRAAAVLGEPADEATLAATAGLLTRACRAGLTEAATAGLLDSDERDHPGGGRWRFRHALAATAVYEAIAHPERRTLHLRAGQAVEGLDPPPVAQLARHFREAGDVACWARYAEAAADRMIASGDHTTAAVTLDELLTVAELAAPDRARIARTAAVAALGRREPVDDVYHRVVATLRAVLESTELTARQQADIRNPLGRLLIIGGEAQAALTELGRAVEHLADPVEAARAMTYLGWAYAGPWPAATHLRWLHRAAELIPRIPSAADRMSLAGNRAAALLMLGEPQAWEVVAGLPTDGAAAAERRDIARIHANVGTGALIWGRYADAGRHLSVALALADAEGLVRLRYNVLVEQANLDWFTGRWDGLADRAAQLAEADRDRPGVYLASLRLAGRLAAATGQLRHAEQQFQVVLDEAARRGAVDDTVEPAAMLARLWLDDGQADRAVRVTDGPIGAVAAKRVWVWATDIAPARVAALLAAGQPDEAAELVRRFADGLRGRAAPGPAAALAMCRAALADAAGDHDRAAAGFDRAARAWAALPRPYDALLARERQALALLAAERAEPGRALLVEVHDGLADLGARGAADRVARRLREHGGEVPRRWRGGRKGYGDRLSPRELDVVRLVVAGHTNREIGRILAKSSATVDQQLRSAMRKLRVSSRTALAVAAVEAGVLAADD encoded by the coding sequence ATGCGGGTGAGCGGGCACGCTGCGGCGGCGGGCACGGCGATGCCGATCGCCACGCCACGGCTGGTGGGACGGTCCGGTGAGGTGGCGGCGCTGGCCACGGCGCTCGCCCGTCCCCCGGCGGTGGTCCTGCTGGAGGGTGAGGCGGGGATCGGCAAGAGCCGGCTGGTGCGGGAGACGTCGGCAACCGGGACCGGCCTGCGCCCCGGCACCCTGCTGGCGGTCTGCCCACCGCTACGCGAATCGCTCACCCTCGCGCCCATCGTGGACGCGCTGCGCGACGTCCGGCCACGGCTGGCCGGGGTAGGGCTGAGCGCGTTGGCCGGGGCACTGCGCCCGCTCGTGCCGGAATGGTCGGCCGAGCTGCCACCGCCACTGGACCCGGTGGACGACGCCACCGCGGCCCGGCACCGGCTGTTCCGGGCGTTGGACGAGCTGATCCGTGCGCTCGACGTCGACCTGCTCGTCGTCGAGGATGCGCACTGGGCCGACGAGGTCACTCAGGAGTTCCTGGTGTTCCTCGCCGCCCGACCGGCCCCCGGTGGGCCGAGCCTGCTGGTCACCTACCGCCCCGAGGAAGTCGACGACCGCTCGCTGCTGCTGCGGCTGTCCCGGCCGGCGGCCGGTGGCGGCGCCCGGCTGCGGATCACCCTGGCGCCGCTGGACGTGGCCGACACGGCGGCGATGGTCTCGTCGATGCTGGACGGCAATCCCATGTCGACTGAGTTCGCCACCTTCCTGCACCAGCGCACGAGCGGCGTGCCGCTGATGGTCGAGGAGTCGGTACGCCTGCTGTGTGACCGGGCCGACGTGGTGTTCCGGGACGGACGCTGGGTGCGGTTGAGCCTGAGTGAGCTGCAGGTGCCGGCGTCGGTGCGGGACTCGACCCGGGAACGGGTCGGCCGGCTGACCCAGGCCGCCCAGCGGGTGCTGCGCGCCGCCGCCGTACTCGGCGAACCCGCCGACGAGGCCACCCTGGCTGCCACCGCCGGCCTGCTGACCCGGGCCTGCCGGGCCGGGCTGACCGAGGCGGCCACCGCCGGTCTGCTGGACAGCGACGAGCGTGACCACCCCGGCGGCGGTCGGTGGCGGTTCCGGCACGCCCTCGCCGCCACCGCCGTCTACGAGGCCATCGCGCACCCCGAGCGGCGTACGCTGCATCTGCGGGCCGGACAGGCGGTCGAGGGTCTGGATCCGCCGCCGGTCGCCCAGCTGGCCCGACACTTCCGCGAGGCGGGTGACGTGGCGTGCTGGGCCCGGTACGCGGAGGCCGCCGCCGATCGGATGATCGCCTCCGGCGACCACACCACCGCCGCGGTCACCCTCGACGAACTGCTGACCGTTGCGGAACTGGCGGCACCGGACCGGGCCCGGATCGCCCGTACCGCCGCCGTCGCCGCGCTCGGCCGCCGCGAGCCGGTCGACGACGTCTACCACCGGGTGGTCGCCACCCTGCGGGCCGTGCTGGAGTCGACCGAGCTGACCGCGCGGCAGCAGGCCGACATCCGCAACCCGCTGGGCCGGCTGCTGATCATCGGCGGTGAGGCACAGGCCGCGCTCACCGAACTCGGCCGGGCGGTGGAGCACCTGGCCGACCCGGTGGAGGCGGCCCGTGCGATGACCTACCTCGGCTGGGCGTACGCCGGCCCGTGGCCGGCCGCCACCCATCTGCGGTGGCTGCACCGGGCCGCCGAGCTGATCCCGCGGATCCCGTCCGCCGCCGACCGGATGTCGCTGGCCGGCAACCGGGCGGCGGCGCTGCTGATGCTCGGCGAGCCGCAGGCCTGGGAGGTGGTGGCCGGGCTGCCGACCGACGGCGCGGCGGCGGCCGAACGGCGTGACATCGCCCGGATCCACGCCAATGTCGGCACCGGGGCGCTGATCTGGGGCCGGTACGCCGACGCCGGGCGGCACCTGTCGGTGGCGCTGGCTCTCGCCGACGCCGAGGGTCTGGTCCGGCTGCGCTACAACGTCCTGGTGGAACAGGCCAACCTGGACTGGTTCACCGGCCGGTGGGACGGCCTGGCCGACCGGGCCGCCCAACTGGCCGAGGCGGACCGGGACCGGCCGGGCGTCTATCTGGCGAGTCTGCGGCTGGCCGGCCGGCTGGCCGCGGCCACCGGTCAGCTACGCCACGCCGAGCAGCAGTTCCAGGTGGTGCTGGACGAGGCGGCCCGGCGCGGCGCGGTCGACGACACGGTGGAGCCGGCCGCCATGCTGGCCCGGCTGTGGCTCGACGACGGGCAGGCCGATCGGGCGGTGCGGGTCACCGATGGTCCGATCGGGGCGGTCGCCGCCAAGCGGGTCTGGGTGTGGGCCACTGACATCGCCCCGGCGCGGGTGGCGGCGCTGCTCGCCGCCGGCCAGCCGGACGAGGCGGCCGAACTCGTGCGCCGCTTCGCCGACGGACTACGCGGCCGGGCCGCGCCGGGCCCGGCGGCCGCGCTGGCGATGTGCCGGGCCGCGCTGGCCGACGCAGCCGGTGACCATGACCGGGCGGCGGCCGGCTTCGACCGGGCCGCCCGCGCGTGGGCGGCGCTGCCCCGCCCGTACGACGCGCTGCTCGCCCGGGAGCGGCAGGCGTTGGCGTTGCTGGCCGCCGAGCGGGCCGAGCCGGGACGGGCGCTGCTGGTCGAGGTGCACGACGGGCTGGCCGACCTCGGCGCGCGCGGTGCGGCCGACCGGGTGGCGCGACGGCTGCGCGAACACGGCGGGGAGGTGCCGCGCCGGTGGCGGGGCGGCCGCAAAGGGTACGGCGACCGGCTGTCCCCGCGCGAGCTGGACGTGGTCCGGTTGGTGGTGGCCGGGCACACCAACCGGGAAATCGGCCGGATCCTCGCCAAGTCGTCGGCCACAGTGGATCAGCAGCTTCGGTCGGCGATGCGCAAGCTGCGGGTGTCGAGCCGTACCGCGCTGGCGGTCGCCGCCGTGGAGGCCGGCGTCCTCGCGGCGGACGACTGA